One window of the Mixophyes fleayi isolate aMixFle1 chromosome 6, aMixFle1.hap1, whole genome shotgun sequence genome contains the following:
- the CPNE1 gene encoding copine-1 isoform X2 yields MAQCVTKVQLSISCTDLLDKDIGSKSDPLCVVLQSVGDGKWSELTRTEKVKNCQSPEFSTKPVIDYYFEKVQSIKFGVYDIDNKSLDLNDDDYLGGFECTLGQIVSNRKFKGPLELKKGKLAGKGMITIIAEEIKDTRVVNLEVEARNLDKKDFLGKSDPFLELFRQGDDGSWQLAYRSEVVKNNLNPCWKKFSVPLQSLCAGDLNKPIKFSVSDHDDSSSSDLIGEFECITSKLLGAQEQAVEFECINPQKKQKKKSYKNSGVIRIKSCKIDVEYSFLDYVMGGCQINFIVGIDFTGSNGDPKSPDSLHFISPNGVNEYLTAIWCVGNVVQDYDTDKQFPAFGFGAQVPPNWQVSHEFALNFNPSNPYCAGVQGIVDAYRQALPQVRLYGPTNFSPIINHVTKFAAAAAQQRTASQYFVLLIITDGEITDLNETRNVIVQASKLPMSIIIIGVGNADFKAMEFLDGDNGVLKSSSGEAAARDIVQFVPFRQFQNAPREALTQAVLAEVPKQLVSYFKFLGLPPVNPPQPKTA; encoded by the exons ATGGCTCAATGTGTGACCAAAGTCCAGCTGTCCATCTCTTGCACAGATCTGTTAGATAAGGACATCGGATCGAAATCTGATCCCTTGTGTGTGGTGTTACAAAGTGTCGGTGATGGAAAGTGGTCAGAg TTGACCCGTACAGAGAAAGTTAAGAACTGTCAGAGTCCAGAGTTCTCCACAAAGCCAGTCATCGATTATTACTTTGAGAAAGTGCAGAGCATTAAGTTTGGAGTCTATGACATTGACAACAAATCTCTGGATCTGAACGATGATGATTATCTTGGAGGTTTTGAATGTACTCTTGGTCAG ATTGTGTCCAATCGTAAATTTAAAGGGCCGCTGGAACTGAAGAAAGGAAAACTTGCTGGGAAGGGGATGATTACT ATCATTGCAGAGGAGATTAAGGACACTCGGGTTGTGAATTTAGAAGTGGAAGCTAGGAACCTAGACAAAAAG gacttccttggtaaGTCTGATCCATTCCTGGAACTGTTCAGACAAGGAGATGACGGGTCCTGGCAGCTGGCTTACAGGTCCGAG GTGGTCAAGAACAATCTTAATCCCTGTTGGAAAAAGTTCAGCGTTCCCTTACAAAGTTTATGTGCTGGGGACTTGAACAAACCCATCAAG TTCTCAGTTAGCGATCACGACGACAGCTCCAGCTCCGATCTCATAGGAGAATTCGAGTGCATCACATCCAAGCTGCTGGGAGCTCAGGAGCAAGCG GTGGAATTTGAGTGCATTAATCCCCagaagaagcagaagaagaagaGTTACAAGAACTCTGGTGTCATTCGCATAAAGTCTTGTAAA ATAGATGTGGAGTACTCATTCCTGGACTACGTGATGGGAGGCTGTCAGATCAACTTCATT GTGGGCATAGATTTCACTGGCTCCAATGGAGATCCCAAATCGCCCGATTCGCTGCACTTCATCAGCCCAAATGGTGTTAACGAGTATCTGACAGCAATCTGGTGTGTGGGCAACGTGGTCCAAGACTATGACAC AGACAAACAGTTCCCAGCTTTTGGATTTGGTGCTCAGGTCCCTCCAAACTGGCAG GTATCTCATGAGTTTGCCTTAAACTTCAACCCCAGCAATCCTTATTGTGCAG GTGTACAAGGCATTGTGGATGCATACCGTCAAGCTCTGCCTCAGGTCCGCCTTTATGGTCCAACAAACTTCTCCCCCATCATCAACCATGTGACCAAGTTTGCAGCTGCTGCTGCACAACAGAGAACTGCATCT CAATACTTTGTGCTCCTAATCATCACCGATGGAGAGATAACAGATCTGAATGAGACCAGAAATGTCATTGTCCAAGCGTCTAAGCTTCCcatgtccatcatcatcattggaGTGGGAAATGCAGATTTCAAGGCCATGGAATTTCTTGATGGGGACAATGGAGTTCTGAAGTCCTCGAGTGGGGAAGCTGCTGCCAGGGACATCGTCCAGTTTGTGCCATTCCGACAATTTCAAAAT GCCCCCCGAGAAGCCCTCACTCAGGCTGTTCTTGCCGAGGTCCCTAAGCAGCTAGTCTCTTATTTTAAGTTTCTGGGATTGCCTCCGGTGAATCCTCCCCAGCCGAAAACTGCATAA
- the CPNE1 gene encoding copine-1 isoform X1 — MAQCVTKVQLSISCTDLLDKDIGSKSDPLCVVLQSVGDGKWSELTRTEKVKNCQSPEFSTKPVIDYYFEKVQSIKFGVYDIDNKSLDLNDDDYLGGFECTLGQIVSNRKFKGPLELKKGKLAGKGMITIIAEEIKDTRVVNLEVEARNLDKKDFLGKSDPFLELFRQGDDGSWQLAYRSEVVKNNLNPCWKKFSVPLQSLCAGDLNKPIKVHCTDYDSDGSHDLIGIFETNLSQLQKAGGGSPVEFECINPQKKQKKKSYKNSGVIRIKSCKIDVEYSFLDYVMGGCQINFIVGIDFTGSNGDPKSPDSLHFISPNGVNEYLTAIWCVGNVVQDYDTDKQFPAFGFGAQVPPNWQVSHEFALNFNPSNPYCAGVQGIVDAYRQALPQVRLYGPTNFSPIINHVTKFAAAAAQQRTASQYFVLLIITDGEITDLNETRNVIVQASKLPMSIIIIGVGNADFKAMEFLDGDNGVLKSSSGEAAARDIVQFVPFRQFQNAPREALTQAVLAEVPKQLVSYFKFLGLPPVNPPQPKTA; from the exons ATGGCTCAATGTGTGACCAAAGTCCAGCTGTCCATCTCTTGCACAGATCTGTTAGATAAGGACATCGGATCGAAATCTGATCCCTTGTGTGTGGTGTTACAAAGTGTCGGTGATGGAAAGTGGTCAGAg TTGACCCGTACAGAGAAAGTTAAGAACTGTCAGAGTCCAGAGTTCTCCACAAAGCCAGTCATCGATTATTACTTTGAGAAAGTGCAGAGCATTAAGTTTGGAGTCTATGACATTGACAACAAATCTCTGGATCTGAACGATGATGATTATCTTGGAGGTTTTGAATGTACTCTTGGTCAG ATTGTGTCCAATCGTAAATTTAAAGGGCCGCTGGAACTGAAGAAAGGAAAACTTGCTGGGAAGGGGATGATTACT ATCATTGCAGAGGAGATTAAGGACACTCGGGTTGTGAATTTAGAAGTGGAAGCTAGGAACCTAGACAAAAAG gacttccttggtaaGTCTGATCCATTCCTGGAACTGTTCAGACAAGGAGATGACGGGTCCTGGCAGCTGGCTTACAGGTCCGAG GTGGTCAAGAACAATCTTAATCCCTGTTGGAAAAAGTTCAGCGTTCCCTTACAAAGTTTATGTGCTGGGGACTTGAACAAACCCATCAAG GTACACTGTACTGATTATGATAGCGATGGCTCTCATGACTTGATAGGGATATTTGAGACTAACTTATCTCAGCTACAGAAAGCAGGAGGAGGTTCTCCG GTGGAATTTGAGTGCATTAATCCCCagaagaagcagaagaagaagaGTTACAAGAACTCTGGTGTCATTCGCATAAAGTCTTGTAAA ATAGATGTGGAGTACTCATTCCTGGACTACGTGATGGGAGGCTGTCAGATCAACTTCATT GTGGGCATAGATTTCACTGGCTCCAATGGAGATCCCAAATCGCCCGATTCGCTGCACTTCATCAGCCCAAATGGTGTTAACGAGTATCTGACAGCAATCTGGTGTGTGGGCAACGTGGTCCAAGACTATGACAC AGACAAACAGTTCCCAGCTTTTGGATTTGGTGCTCAGGTCCCTCCAAACTGGCAG GTATCTCATGAGTTTGCCTTAAACTTCAACCCCAGCAATCCTTATTGTGCAG GTGTACAAGGCATTGTGGATGCATACCGTCAAGCTCTGCCTCAGGTCCGCCTTTATGGTCCAACAAACTTCTCCCCCATCATCAACCATGTGACCAAGTTTGCAGCTGCTGCTGCACAACAGAGAACTGCATCT CAATACTTTGTGCTCCTAATCATCACCGATGGAGAGATAACAGATCTGAATGAGACCAGAAATGTCATTGTCCAAGCGTCTAAGCTTCCcatgtccatcatcatcattggaGTGGGAAATGCAGATTTCAAGGCCATGGAATTTCTTGATGGGGACAATGGAGTTCTGAAGTCCTCGAGTGGGGAAGCTGCTGCCAGGGACATCGTCCAGTTTGTGCCATTCCGACAATTTCAAAAT GCCCCCCGAGAAGCCCTCACTCAGGCTGTTCTTGCCGAGGTCCCTAAGCAGCTAGTCTCTTATTTTAAGTTTCTGGGATTGCCTCCGGTGAATCCTCCCCAGCCGAAAACTGCATAA